A single Lactuca sativa cultivar Salinas chromosome 8, Lsat_Salinas_v11, whole genome shotgun sequence DNA region contains:
- the LOC111896044 gene encoding F-box/kelch-repeat protein SKIP11, whose protein sequence is MLEDRSCFVSRSYSRERDNSHNTWSYMSNYRIERLESQQGKRPLEHDENEELDHTHPRKISKQSNSLQNLQLELGFLEFCNHSNSQDQSGDNSDSSSLINGLDRDNSLTCLMKCSRSDYGSIASLSRSFRELVRSGELYRLRRKNGIIEHWVYFSCHLVEWESFDPITSRWMHLPTMTSNPCFQFSDKESLAVGTELLVLGKEVLDHVIYKYSLLTNSWCLGRNMNFPRCLFGSASLGEIAIVAGGCDPNGKIVNSAELYDSESGTWETLPCMIKPRKMCSGVFMDDKFYVIGGIGGPEMKPLACGEEYDLKTREWKEIPNMSPVRTGTAPANEVGAVVVPRTEAPPLVAVVDNELYAADCADMEVRKYDKEKKEWETVGRLPERADSMNGWGIAFRGCGDRVIVIGGPRAIGAGFIEVNSWVPREGPPRWRLLGRKQSNNFVYNCAVMGC, encoded by the coding sequence ATGTTGGAAGATCGATCTTGTTTTGTTTCAAGAAGTTACAGTCGCGAAAGGGACAATAGTCACAATACTTGGAGTTATATGAGCAATTACAGGATAGAAAGACTAGAATCCCAACAAGGAAAACGACCATTAGAACATGATGAAAACGAAGAACTCGATCATACCCATCCCCGAAAAATCTCCAAACAATCAAACAGTTTACAAAACCTACAACTCGAATTAGGGTTCCTCGAGTTTTGCAATCATTCCAATAGTCAAGATCAATCTGGAGATAATTCCGATTCAAGCTCTCTAATCAATGGTCTCGATCGTGACAACTCACTCACATGTCTAATGAAATGTTCCCGATCAGATTATGGTTCAATTGCATCTTTAAGCCGTAGCTTCCGTGAGCTTGTTAGAAGTGGCGAACTTTATAGATTAAGAAGAAAAAATGGGATCATCGAACATTGGGTTTATTTCTCTTGCCACCTCGTAGAATGGGAATCTTTTGATCCAATCACTTCACGTTGGATGCATTTACCCACAATGACGTCAAACCCATGTTTTCAATTTTCCGATAAAGAATCTTTAGCTGTTGGGACTGAGTTACTTGTATTGGGTAAAGAAGTTCTAGATCACGTGATTTATAAATATAGTTTATTAACAAATTCATGGTGCTTAGGTCGAAATATGAACTTCCCACGTTGTTTATTTGGGTCAGCGAGTCTAGGGGAAATAGCAATTGTTGCTGGTGGGTGTGATCCCAATGGCAAAATCGTAAATTCAGCCGAACTTTATGATAGTGAATCGGGTACATGGGAAACTCTTCCATGTATGATTAAACCTCGAAAAATGTGTTCCGGGGTTTTCATGGATGATAAATTTTATGTGATCGGCGGAATTGGAGGTCCGGAAATGAAACCGTTGGCATGTGGGGAGGAATATGATTTGAAAACACGGGAATGGAAAGAGATTCCGAATATGTCTCCGGTGAGAACCGGGACTGCTCCCGCCAATGAGGTGGGAGCAGTGGTGGTGCCTCGTACTGAGGCACCACCATTAGTGGCGGTTGTGGATAATGAGTTGTATGCTGCTGACTGTGCAGATATGGAAGTGagaaaatatgataaagaaaAAAAGGAATGGGAGACGGTTGGGAGGCTGCCCGAACGGGCAGACTCCATGAACGGTTGGGGGATTGCTTTTAGAGGGTGTGGTGACCGGGTTATTGTTATTGGTGGGCCCCGGGCAATCGGGGCGGGTTTTATTGAAGTTAATTCGTGGGTCCCACGAGAAGGTCCGCCACGTTGGCGGTTACTTGGACGGAAACAATCGAATAACTTTGTTTACAATTGTGCGGTGATGGGGTGCTGA